Below is a genomic region from Candidatus Cloacimonadota bacterium.
AGGTGAAATTCATAATTATTGCGGCGTTCCAATCGATCAGGTTATCAAGGAAAATTACGGCATTGGTGGAGTGCTGGGACTGCTCTGGTTCAAGAAAAAACTTCCTCAATATGCTCGTGATTTCATCGAACTGGTCATTCAGATCGTTGCCGATCACGGTCCGGCTGTTTCCGGTGCTCATAACACCATCGTTACAGCTCGTGCCGGCAAAAACCTGATCGAATCGATCATCAGCGGAATGGTAACTATCGGGCCGCGATTTGGTGGAGCTGTGAATGGTGCTGCCAACCATTTTACCTGGGGATTGCAGAATAATCTGGAACCTCGTGAATTCGTTACCGAAATGAAAAAGAAAAATGTAATGATCCAGGGAATCGGACACAGAATTCACAGTATTGATAATCCTGATGAAAGATGTGAAATCATGATGAACTTCGCCAAAGAACACTTCCCGAAACATCCGCTTCTGGATTATGCTCTGGCAGTTCAAGATGTAACGACAATGAAAAAAGGAACTCTGATCTTGAACGTTGACGGAACGATCGGTGTACTTTTTGTAGACCTGCTCAAGAGCTTGAATTACACAGATGAAGAGATCAAAGAAATGATCGATATGGGATTTTTCAATGCCTTCTTTATCATCGGCAGAACCATGGGATTCATGGGGCATTATTTCGATCAGAAACGTTTGAAAACACCTTTGTACCGGCATCCCTGGGACGATGTTCTTTATGATGTTCCCGATCATCCTGAAGAAATAAAATAAGGAGTTATGAAATGAGTAAACCAGAAAATACTGAGAAGATCATTTATACCAAAGTAGATGAGGCTCCAGCTTTAGCTACTTATTCGCTTCTGCCCACTATCAAAGCTTTTACAGATGTAGCAGGCGTGAAAGTGGAAACCAGAGACATTTCTCTGGCTGGAAGGATCATCGCTAATTTCCCGGAAAAACTAACTGAAGAACAGCGTATCACGAACGATCTGGAAGAACTTGGTGAACTGGTGAAAAAACCAGAAGCAAATGTTATCAAGCTTCCCTGCATCAGTGCTTCTATTCCACAACTGAAAGCTGCTGTCAAAGAACTCCAGGAAAAAGGTTATGATATTCCCAACTATCCTGAAGAACCAAAAACAGAAGAAGAAAAGAAGATAAAATCTGTCTATGACAAGATCAAAGGAAGTGCAGTAAATCCTGTACTGAGAGAAGGTAACTCCGATCGTCGCGTTCCTCTTCCAGTAAAAAATTATGCCAAGAAAAATCCACATTCCATGGGAAAATGGTCTCCAAAATCTAAATCTCATGTATCTCATATGAGCAGTGGTGATCTGGCATCCAACGAAAAATCTCGTACGATCACAAAATCTACAGCGGGAAATTGCAAGATCGAATTCATCAATCCGCATGGCGAAGTTACGATTCTAAAAGATAAGTTGCCACTTATCAAAGGTGAGATCATCGATGGAACAGTAATGAGCAATAAAGCTCTGCGC
It encodes:
- a CDS encoding NADP-dependent isocitrate dehydrogenase, giving the protein MSKPENTEKIIYTKVDEAPALATYSLLPTIKAFTDVAGVKVETRDISLAGRIIANFPEKLTEEQRITNDLEELGELVKKPEANVIKLPCISASIPQLKAAVKELQEKGYDIPNYPEEPKTEEEKKIKSVYDKIKGSAVNPVLREGNSDRRVPLPVKNYAKKNPHSMGKWSPKSKSHVSHMSSGDLASNEKSRTITKSTAGNCKIEFINPHGEVTILKDKLPLIKGEIIDGTVMSNKALRKFLEGLIEEAKKEDVLFSVHLKATMMKVSDPIIFGHVVSVFFKDVFEKHAKTFEELGIVPSNGLGDLYQKIDTLPEDKRKEIEKDIAAVYIKRPKLAMVDSDKGITNLHVPSDVIIDASMPAAIRNSGKMWGPDGKLHDTKFVIPDSSYAGVYKEVIDFSKIHGELDPKTMGNIPNVGLMAQKAEEYGSHDKTFVCPDDGKVVVTAENGQTLLVHEVEKDDIWRMCQVKDL